The following are encoded in a window of bacterium genomic DNA:
- a CDS encoding type IV conjugative transfer system protein TraE yields the protein MAKKYWEFWGDLYERNIRLNIIIIFLILLSAVLGYALLKVTIRPTPIYYIPSQSVAGLAKPNDIPNSAIKAFGAYFIMNMANITPATVDDAYTAIKKYMSPRLLSISEARMAKELPRIKNDSISSLFSIKEEGLLEIKGEGRKRIYRLTLKGERVVYMGREELSKKDVAFSVEMQLVPPTEGNPYGITVVNYEQI from the coding sequence ATGGCAAAAAAATACTGGGAGTTTTGGGGAGATCTGTATGAAAGAAACATCCGTTTAAACATTATCATAATTTTTCTAATTCTTTTAAGCGCCGTGTTAGGATATGCGTTGTTAAAGGTAACAATAAGACCGACCCCTATATACTACATCCCTTCGCAATCCGTAGCCGGCCTGGCAAAGCCAAACGATATTCCCAACTCTGCAATAAAAGCATTTGGAGCGTATTTCATTATGAATATGGCGAACATAACCCCAGCCACGGTTGATGACGCTTATACTGCTATCAAGAAATACATGTCTCCAAGATTATTGTCCATAAGCGAAGCTAGAATGGCAAAAGAACTGCCGAGAATAAAAAACGACAGCATATCATCGCTGTTTTCAATAAAGGAAGAGGGATTATTGGAAATTAAAGGAGAAGGAAGAAAAAGGATTTATAGATTAACATTAAAAGGGGAAAGGGTTGTCTATATGGGCAGAGAAGAGTTAAGCAAAAAGGACGTAGCTTTCAGTGTGGAGATGCAGCTAGTTCCGCCAACAGAGGGAAACCCATACGGGATAACAGTGGTGAACTATGAACAAATCTAA
- a CDS encoding thioredoxin domain-containing protein — MKCLKKICVLLMGLTLVSSIATGESVDSNTAVKKLEKILQKSMEGISLEVVEDKACDIEGYRYIAAHIKKDGVSLGKFSGVTNGEWIFSGRAINLEKEFEMFYFWDQEAFLVDEELAKINDGILVRGDTNAPIKIQLFIDFLCGSCGKEYKELMGIVMEEKDVAVFLKLVPGEDKDNLKISKLAVSGLLEGYNLINEIYDWMFEGKITYKDLEKKFYSTIKQKGGDEKKVEVLINSAQVLSIINSHISDFKKLEGDKTPLIMLGGQLVKASDAGVLKEVIKRKLKTEEKEK; from the coding sequence ATGAAATGCTTAAAAAAGATTTGTGTCTTACTAATGGGGTTAACGTTAGTCAGTAGTATTGCAACGGGCGAGAGCGTTGATTCAAATACAGCGGTTAAAAAACTGGAGAAGATACTGCAAAAATCCATGGAAGGAATAAGCTTGGAAGTAGTTGAAGATAAAGCTTGTGACATAGAAGGATATCGCTACATTGCAGCGCATATAAAAAAGGATGGTGTAAGTCTGGGCAAATTTTCCGGGGTAACAAACGGCGAATGGATATTTTCTGGCAGAGCAATAAACCTGGAAAAAGAATTTGAGATGTTTTACTTCTGGGATCAGGAAGCATTTTTAGTGGATGAGGAACTGGCAAAAATAAACGATGGGATACTTGTGAGGGGAGATACAAACGCGCCAATCAAGATCCAGCTTTTCATAGATTTCTTATGTGGAAGCTGCGGGAAAGAATATAAAGAACTGATGGGAATTGTAATGGAAGAAAAAGACGTTGCTGTGTTTTTAAAGCTAGTTCCTGGAGAGGATAAAGATAATCTTAAGATTTCAAAACTTGCAGTATCCGGATTACTAGAGGGATATAACCTGATTAATGAGATATATGACTGGATGTTTGAGGGGAAAATTACATACAAAGATTTAGAAAAGAAATTTTACAGCACAATAAAACAAAAGGGGGGTGATGAGAAAAAGGTTGAAGTGTTAATAAATTCAGCACAGGTGCTTAGTATTATCAATTCGCATATAAGCGATTTTAAAAAGCTTGAAGGGGACAAAACTCCTTTGATAATGCTGGGCGGGCAGCTGGTGAAAGCCAGCGATGCTGGTGTTTTAAAGGAAGTAATTAAAAGAAAACTAAAAACAGAGGAGAAAGAAAAATGA
- a CDS encoding type-F conjugative transfer system secretin TraK has translation MNKSNLNKFKITVVFFCLLLLISGHANAGVREVFCKGEPVRINLVVGELTEVGFLKQVRDTIVGFSREEVSIESKDNKLFLKPFTMVNVMMFVCFEDGSSMPLDLRTVEEAGDVQVYIRTKTDIAQNKLERIIKKRKTYDHLSFIADMVERRFIPEATVREGGGEVVYEDKYIRLRLIKIYDMVLYHGYVLHAENRSTKTPVMVPVQEIYFPGLLAVTSEREMLEKRGQGAGWVCKVYMVIE, from the coding sequence ATGAACAAATCTAATTTGAACAAATTTAAGATTACAGTGGTTTTCTTTTGTCTATTGTTATTGATCTCTGGTCACGCAAACGCAGGCGTAAGAGAGGTGTTTTGTAAAGGAGAGCCTGTAAGAATCAATCTGGTTGTAGGAGAACTAACAGAGGTAGGTTTTTTAAAGCAGGTGAGAGATACGATTGTTGGGTTCTCTCGCGAGGAAGTTTCTATAGAAAGCAAAGACAACAAGTTGTTTTTAAAGCCTTTTACTATGGTCAATGTAATGATGTTTGTATGTTTTGAAGATGGCTCCAGCATGCCGTTGGATTTAAGAACAGTAGAAGAAGCCGGGGATGTACAGGTATATATAAGGACAAAGACAGACATAGCACAAAATAAGCTGGAAAGAATAATAAAAAAAAGAAAAACATACGACCATTTGAGTTTCATAGCAGATATGGTGGAAAGAAGGTTTATTCCCGAAGCAACCGTAAGAGAAGGTGGGGGCGAGGTTGTATATGAAGATAAGTATATCCGGCTGAGACTAATAAAAATTTACGATATGGTGCTTTATCATGGTTATGTGCTTCATGCAGAGAACAGATCTACAAAAACGCCCGTGATGGTGCCTGTTCAGGAGATATATTTCCCTGGTTTATTGGCAGTAACATCTGAAAGAGAAATGTTGGAAAAAAGAGGGCAGGGAGCTGGCTGGGTGTGTAAAGTATATATGGTGATAGAGTAA
- the traL gene encoding type IV conjugative transfer system protein TraL has protein sequence MATKCNRDIDKPMLILGMEPEDIAFAIMLLGVCMFVLAMSAGMAIFVCVIFVFVLRKLKAGKPAGYLVHQLYKYGLKTKGLLPPHRAWVFLKKKRLYSCWHEEEMY, from the coding sequence ATGGCTACTAAGTGTAATAGAGACATAGACAAGCCTATGCTTATATTGGGTATGGAGCCGGAAGATATTGCGTTTGCAATCATGTTGCTTGGGGTATGTATGTTTGTTTTGGCAATGTCGGCAGGGATGGCTATATTTGTATGTGTGATATTTGTTTTTGTTTTGCGAAAACTAAAGGCGGGAAAGCCGGCTGGATATCTTGTACATCAGTTATATAAATACGGGCTGAAAACCAAAGGTTTATTACCCCCACATAGGGCATGGGTTTTTCTAAAGAAGAAAAGATTATATAGCTGTTGGCACGAAGAGGAGATGTACTAA